The following is a genomic window from Plectropomus leopardus isolate mb chromosome 3, YSFRI_Pleo_2.0, whole genome shotgun sequence.
GAAACTTTTCCTAAAAGAATCCTTACAAATCAAAGTTTGTGTTGGAGAAAATGTTAACCCATTCAAATACTAAAAAGAGACTAAACAACAACTTATTAGAACCAAATCTTTCTCAAGCAGGACATATATTTATAACATTAAGGGGTAAGTCCGGGAGATGATCCACAAAGTGTTGATAAAGCTGATTGTTACCTGACAGACATTGATGAAATCAGGCTTCTCCAAGTTCATGTAGAGCTTGACCAGCACCCGCAGCACCTCGTTGCGGAACTTCTTGTTCTGCATCAAGGACATGCAGACCTTCAGGCTGTAAGCAAGGAGGCCACTCACATCATTCTGCATGAGAGGAgataagaaaagtaaaattgaTTAACATATTTCATGACAAGcaacaagagagaaaaacaagaaaaccatTAACTGTATATGAGTAAAGTGAAGTCGGCTGTGAATAACATTGCTGACTGACCGATTCTAAGATGGTCTTCTCAAACATGTCAAGTCGCCTAGTCTCCAGGGCGATGCCAATGGCCTGCTTGTACTTGTGATCATCTAGGCAACGCAGGAACATCTTATTGACAATGCCCTCAAGGCGGGGGTCGatgcttttcttctcttcttcctctggcAGCTCGGCATTCTCCACCCGCAGCTTGGTGTAGTGGTCGATGCATTTGGCTAGCAGCAAAcgcaaaaaaaagaatgtgagGTCAGTGACGTAGTTTAAGTCAAAATCTTATTTCCCAGGTGGGTTTGTAATCTGGAGGTATGATTCTTTTTTACTGCATTCAAGTTATTCACttcacactggaaaaaaaaaaatcaggttcaCAGCAGTATCCAAACAGAACTGTCAAATGATCATTAAAGAGGGAGGTAAGTCATATAAatgagatttgtttttgtttgatttctcaCCAATGATGGTCTCCACGTATTCTGAGTCATCTGTGACATTGAAGAGATCTCCAGCACCGAGAGCATAGTTCAGAGATTCCTCAAAGGCTCCGAGATGGTAGAAAACCTTAGAGGCCACCAGGGCAGCAAATGCTCTGCTCCGAAATGTCTCATCCTCATACAGGACCTCACTGAGAGTAGACAACAGATGGTTACACAAGACTGAAAAATGTGACCTGCAGTACATCTTTTTGTATGACTACTGAATGTAAATGACCACATCAAAATTATCTTTCATACTGCAGAAAGAGAGGTAAAACTAGGAGCTGAAATTATTGCTGCCTCAGTTTACTTTCATGTTAGTTGTAGTGGCAAGGGGAATCAATGGTACTTACATTTTATCCACTGATCCTGAAATCTCAGCCCAGAAGTCATTTACAATGGCATCTAGCTTGTGCAGAGCAAACTCCTGCAAATAAAATAGATATCACAAACACataatatcaaaacatttctgtgtgaaCTTTTGTCAAAGCAAAGCCGTCATTATATGAGATCCAGCTTATAAGATTCTATCGTTTGGGCTTGTGAAGAGAATTGTGCTCAAATTGCAGTTAGTATCAAGCTTCAACTTTGGTGCCATCATTACTTAAGTCTTTACCTGTAGAAATGTAAAAGGGTAGCACTTTGCAAAGCTGACTTCAAACAAGAATATAAAGTCTGAAAGTTGCATGCTGAAATGATAGCCTCTTGTTTTCATTAACTATTATGCATTGGAGGTAAAACCAATGACTGCACACGAAGGGCAGACAGATCAACAAAACTCTTTACTAGCCacattacagtttgtttttctctacaGAGAGATCATCACACCGCACTTCAACCCTCTAGGGAGCCACTCTTCCATTGAACATGatacagtacatttaatattgtgtttgagaGCCTGAGAGCTTTATTGTTGACTCATTGTGATACCTTTCACGGAAAGCCAGTGTCCTAAAGCTTttacaaataagtaaaaacacactCGCATGTAACCTCTATAATTCAGAATGTTCTTTGGCTTGGCATAACATGACATTATATCAGTTCTGTATGGGAGTTTGCAATCTCCAGGTGCTCTCCaaccagggttggaaattagcaccagcaaccagccaaatgctggtaaaatatgcaagtggctgctagatttgcttcactgaTCAGCCtcaaaaacaatggtaatctattgagtggctggtagattttggattCCACCAGACTCAGTGGCAGGTGAAGAAAAAGTGAGTTTCCAATCCTGTGTGCAAACAGTTCTTACCTTGAGCTGTGGCTCCTCCTCATCAAGGAGTGAAATAATTCCAGctagaaacaaataaataaaaacaagaaaaatgaaaagagaatcAAAATGGACTGAATGCTTGCTTGATTCTTCGAGTTCATATATCTTCATCTTTATCCAAGTATGGCTTTAAgctataaatgtgtgtgtttatttgtttccttttgttttacAATACAAGCCACCCTGGccatgtattatatattttagtgAAGTCTAGGgaacaacaaaatattaatataacaaataacaTAAGTCAGTTTCATCATACACGTTCAGATACAAAATTTACAAGATTATTTCTTAACCACAGACAGTACATTTTCAGTCGTTGTTCTTAGCATTAGCATTGTGTCAGTGTCAGTTGAATATGATTAAaggcaaaacattaaaaaatatcgACTTTAACGAGTTTAAGATGTATTAATATAAATACTGGAACGCCcactttatttaaagttaaaccATAAAACCAGCAGAAATTCAGTGTTAAAACCATAGTGTCGctgacatgaaatacaaaacaggTCAACGGTGAAATCTGAAGTTGTTTAGCACAGCTAAACTGTAAACAGTGTcgatggaaaaaaagacatcataatGTATGGGATGGACTATTATTAGCTTTAACACGTGTTCCCTTGATAATTTTTCcaaggtgaaaagaaaaatcctgcttttatattttatataaacgTGAACAGCTTATTATCAAAGCTGAAGAAGTCGATGCTGTACCAGTGTAACACCACCGAGGACTTGACGGTTATCACTGACGTTACTGTAGCTTATTATGAATTACTATATTTGAAACATTATTGCAACGATCGCCTCGCTATGCCAAAGACACATCAAACCGGGTTCTTCCGTCCTGAAAAATAACTTGGTGAATGTATTAGCCGTCGCCGGCTAACGGCTGCCTGTCAACTGCTATACTAGCTGTGTGACTCAGCTAAATCAATGGCAGCTAGCTAAACTTGCGGCTAGCACAATAAAAGCACTTTCTATGACTTACCGGCAGATGTTATCATGGTTGATTCTATATTCCCTCCTCAGCCCCAAGATCCCGGTTTAACGGTGGATTTCCGTGGGATTTTTCCGGGATATTTCGTATAGAAAATTTGTAGTATCTGAAAATCCAAAACAGTTGAACCAAAAGCAGCCGCTGCTACCTTCTTTTTGTCCAATACCGCAAGTCCACTTCTAAAAGGACCTCCGGGTTCCGGCTGGCCTCTTTATCGCctgattaaaaatgcataaaaaatataatgttatcTATTGTATCATCATAAGTAGGGTTAATTCGTAGTATGTCAATGATTTATACTAATATCTTACAAGCTTCTGttggatttaaaatgaattataaaaaatatagtgATTGAAAGTATTCGATTTATGCACTGGTTTTTCTAAACGGGCTCAACCGTGAATCAGTTCTTCTGCCCATTTGGCTTcccttccttataatacatctaTGTATAATACATCCGTGATCTGACTTTGCACCTTGATTAACTGAAGATAGCAGCACAATGTGGCTGTTATGcatgtaatatatataaatatggtGTTGACTAAGGAATTCATCTCAGTTGCTAACTGAATCTCTAAATATCCTACTTTTATTCTCTCAATATCctacttttattctgaaagaaTAGGCAATTAATGTCACACTGACTCAagattaaatgtgtttatttacatatttaggCCTATATGAGTGTACAAACCAGTAGCCtacataaatacattataaggacaggtgttttttttcatagtgGGGTTGTATGCAGTACTTAaaatgcccccagtttggagaagcagacaggagtaccATCACACGCTAAACATTACAGCCTACTGCTGTAGAGGGGGTCAGCAGCAAAACGaatttaagccacctaaaaaaagccacatttaaaAATTCCATGTCTGTTTAGGTATACACTTTATATTTACTGCTTTACCCTCAGACAGCAATTCAACaggaaaatgaagctgttttatcgctctcttcaaagccagactccactgagaaaatgAGTGATTTTACaccactgaacacaggagctgctggtctactgctgtctcaagcagttattttgtttatgttattgtgtgctTTTAAGGGGGTTAGTTTTGATTCACCAAGgccacacaatgacacaaactaactgatcgaacACAAGTAGACAAGCAGGTCTTGTGTTTAGTGAGctaaatttactgtttttctggTGGCtggtggagtctggtggctttgatgagagcatagatggggaactgaagccattgACAGCTTCCCTGTTGGAACCAGCTCTCTGACACTAAGGTAAAGAGGTGAAAATACTTTCAATATAGCGTACactaaactgatattgattttttcaagtgggatttttttatgaGAAGGCTTAAGTACgctttgttgctgacccccatccacagcaataCTGTTCTTAGCTTTTGTGTCTGAcaccagcctgcttctccaaactgggggcatacTGACTGAtgtctactgtatgtaatatactgtctctagataagtaccccatacaactccacttaaaaaaaatctgaaccacCCTTTTAAAGGTGAAAAGCAGTTTTATACTTCTATTGAAGATAATGCTACTGTTAATAGCAGTCATCTAAGGCACACAGTTCTAACAGAtgaatgtggggaaaaaaagaagacaaaatttaaaatttcacatttaacaCTTGAAGATGGCTGCTGGATTAACCTGCTGTGGAATCTGAGTggggggttgtgtgtgtgtgtgtgtgtgtgtgtgtgtgtgtgtgtatgtgtatgtgtgtgttgggggggggctCATGCAGCAGGCAGGCCCCGCTTAAGGCTCTTATTGTGTCAGCTGATGTTATGATGTAGTATATTCTCAATTAAACTGTCAATCCAATTAGCACAAACCACATGACACACAATAAGACTGGGCTTTTTGAGTCACCTGGAGCTCTGGGGCCGTGCAGGCAGCCCTGGACTGGAATATGTGTCATGTCAAAAGAGTACTTTTGCTGTAAGTTTTTGACTGTAGCCTAGCCATTCTGCAGTTCAAACATGTACTAAATAACAGACAAATATCTATCTAGGCCTAAAGTGTGTTAAATGATTTGATATCCAACCAAACAGGTACCATTGGAGGTGCAGCAAGCTTACAGTCAAGCATGCTCAACACCTACCTGTATAAAACAAATGACTTACAGTTGACTAACCAATTGTGCATCAAAGACAATGTGTAAATCAGCAGGATGGTTATTGTTTGACTTATTAAGCAACAACTGCTTCAGGACAAGAATCCTGTTGGCTCAGCGGTGGGAACATTTAACACTATGAAGAAACACTGTAACATGTATTAAGGCTCTGTAGCACCACAAGACCAACTAAATCTTCACAGTTACAACAGGATTGTCTACAGAGATATGCCTGTAGCCACAGGTCATGTGTCACGACATCAGCTGTCTCCTGCAGCTGACTCTCCATCGACATGAGGCCCCACAGACAAGGAAATGGTTTTCAGAGGGATGCCTTCTTCTCTACTTCCATTGTCTCCtgaaaaatcaaccaaaaccatggaaacatttttacttactgtgcaactgattttttttaaagatcatttttgggtttttattgcctttaattgacacaacagtgtgagcatgaaagggggagagagagggagagacatgcagcaaagggccgggGCTGGATTTGAACCCACGGCCTCTGTGGTGAGGAAACAGCCTCTGGACATGGGGcgccactctatccactgagccaccagggaCCCTATGCAATTGATTCTTAATGAAATtatgattatattatatattataaattattattgttgctgttgttttcattattataataGTGGTATTACTCTAAATTATGATCATATTATATGATTACACTTGGCTACAGACAGATGTCAGTATTTCTTTGCTCCCTATACATTTGTCAAGTGTTGACAGTATGTGTCTGCCTGTCTGGCTAAATCTTTCAGTTGTGTGTAGGATAAATCTGATGGTCAGTGCATCCAAGAAGCTATTTTGTTGTAACAGTTagaattctcttttttttgtcaccatcCATTTTCCTTCCAACCTGCCATATCTGCTTCACTCGGTCAGTCATTTCCTGAATTTCTCCAGGtaatttctggattttttttttcatttataaattaTCAGCTGCAAATGGAGAGACAGTGATAGTAAGagcaaaaatatttcttaaatttctgAAAAAGCAAACTCAGTTTTgccaaaaatactaaatattttgTGACCTGGTATAGGGAAACAGAGGGTTGGTAAACAGACAGATAAATCCATGAAGGTTTTTGGAAATTCCCAGAACTTCCCCTAAATTCCTATGGAAATTTTCAATCTTAAATATTTGCGGAATTGCAACTCTAGCTTTGTATGCTGAGGTTGAACTGGTCCTCTCTGCTTTTctatcacagttttttttgttcatcattGCATCAAATCTTATCGAAACACAAACCTATGAAGAGTGAATGTGTTatgtctttgtttgtctgttggcCTTGTGATAGATTGGCAACCTGTATCCATGCCTTTTGCCCATGTAGTGCAATCTGTGTTTAGCTCCAGTCCCTTGGAAACCCTGAACAGGACTAAGCTGGTGTATAGAGTAGAtgaagaaaagaacagaaaggGAAAAGAGGAGTTGAAAGAATCCTGTGGGAACAGAAATGCCTGTATAGCTCAGTCAAACTGAACACTGGGACAATGCGGCTTTACCTCTTTGCCTGCCAGTTGAAGAGTTGTTGGCCTGGCCTCTTCTCTGAGCCCAGAACAAACATTGGAATGGCCAGAAAAGCAGGTTCCCTCTATCCCTGGTATTATCTGAAAGGCAATAATAAGCATTTAACAATTTGGCACTTTATCTAAGGGCCTGATTGTTTTATGAATGCTCCTTTTGTTCCTGGCCTTTGTAGTCATGCCTGGGAAGAAAAATGTGTGCAGAAATGAGTGGTCTTGTGAATGTTGTGGATTGACTTACATAGTGAAGTGCACTAATACAAGTCACTCTTTGAAAAATATTCCAGGAATTTACACGGTGACCTTGCTAATTAGTGAGTTGATCTAATTATAAGTACATGTATCTACCATGATTTCACCATAACACCaattatattcatatatttacttacttacttagttacttttttttatgggtAGCTatagtactgtgcaaaagtcttaggccaccttaaactttgcTATTTTAGCAAAGTTATAATAAacctatatatttatttctcagtagtctcttcactaaaatacaaccagaacatcaTGGAAATATGTATATcgcattaaaaatgcaaatatttcagaaaaggCTTAAGTTACCAGAGTTTAGTGTGGTCTCCGTTTCCACTTAgacttagcatgtcttgaactctgttggcagacaatatgagattcTTCTGGTGCATTTAatttacaccaggttgcagCCAAGGCATATCCAAAGTTCAATACTgactgttatatatatatacacactcatTAGAACTCTAAAACAGCAAATCatctatggtggcctaagaTTGCAACACTGTTAATTAACTTGTTTAATTTCCAAAAGGATCACTGCTTTCCTTTCACCAATGCAGAGGGCTGTAGAATAGTGTGAAatggggttagggttagggtaaacCTATATGTGacagtatatagtatatagtagtAAGCTtgctttttaatgtgttgtAAGTGTTTTACACATGTCAAAATCTGTAGTTTTCCATTGTTTTGGCACTCTAAAATTGAATGCCTAACCAAAGCTGTGTGGTGCCTGGTTAAACACACCACAGTTCAAACTTCATGTTGACAAATCTGTCCTGCTGACGTGTGCCTGAGCAAAAAAGCCGCATGTGTTTGAACAAACAAGAAAGACTACATTATACTTGCAAGAAGTAATTGCCTAATGTGAAATGATGCGTGTAAAACTAGATAAGGACAATGTGTGTTATTACACCTGCTGTTTGAGATGAATGTATAACTTTgcaggtatttttcttgatgCTGAGCATTTTGGCCTCTGTCTTCGGGATGAAACAGCCCACCCATATTGTCTCTGGTGACTGTTTGTGGAACACTGAGCGGATCAGACGCTCCAGGAGTTGCGCACACTGCTGCGTCTCGGCGCTCTCCTGTCTGGTGCGTATTAATCCAATCAGAGCTGGTCGGGCGATTCTGGCACGTTTTGTGCGTGCTCTTACGTCCTTCAACGTCTCTTTTAAGCACAGCTCGTTAGACGTTTTGCTGATAAATGTCTGTCTGAAGATGAATATGATGATAGGAGAGTCTATAGTTCGCTTCAGGCTGTAAATGTTTGCCCTCCTCGTTGCTATTCTTTGAGCGTTGCAGTTGCGCGTTGGTCGCTTTTCCTTCACACCGTCCTCTCCCAATTCGAAATCCTGGGGCCTCGCTATTAGAGGTATATCGTTGCTGTTTACAGCCTCCTTGCCGCAAATGGGTTTCGCACTAGCAGCATCGACGTGGCTGCTTGGCGGATTGGTTTGGGGCTCCCCGTTGCTGATTTCCGGGGTGTTGTTGTTAAACATGTCACGAATAAACTCCCGCATTATTCCAGCGTCATCATCCCCGTCCACCTCTTTACTTTTACATGCATCGCTCACCAGATAAATCCTCTCTTTACCTCCGATCAAAGCTATAATCTTCTGAAACTCCCTCTCCTCCTCGGACAGCGTGTCCTCCGGTAAGTCTGCGTCTGCCATCCTCGCGCAATTACGTCCGCGCGGAACTGTTATGTTTACGGACTGTCAGGCCATTCACTACCACCTCTGCGACCGGTGTGGTGCAGAAAACTTCCTCATGATCATCACGAACACCAGTAGGAAGGGTGTGAATGAAGACTCAGCTTCGATTACTATTGGCTGATCATTGTATGGGGCGGGACTAAGCAGGGCCGTAGCATCAAATCCGTGAGCAGTCTGTGGGGCCCCCACCCTTCCTTTAAGATCcatgtctctcacacacatttgccttctttcattcattctttcttttttctttttctcatttcctttttttggaacTCTATTTTCACCTCTTTCGGGTTAGATTTAACAGTCTGTGGTGCTCCAGTTGCATAAGTAGTCTGTCTCTCGGCTCAGTGGGCAGACCAAATCATTTTGCCTTTAGGGGTGAGAGGGTCTCAGAGAGTTTccactttttgtaaaataaaaagctcaGTCTTTATATAGatttaattagtattttttatttagttttagcaccttttttttaaaaaaaaaaaaaaagcaaacaaaaccaaacttgtCATGCCAGACTTTGCAAATAAACAGTCCTTCTTTTCCCCCCACTATGACACCCCTGGGACCGACTGATAGTGATCATATGCAACACAGGCTTAATTCAAGATAATAAACTTTAAAGGATTATAGTAACAAAAATAGTGACTTCAAATTAAACTGAGATGAAACAAGATCACaaaagggactgtactttagtTATCAGAGTAGGGGGATGGTTGGGGTCTGActtggttgttttattttatttcatgacCCTTCCTCCATGATAAATAATTTCATGTCACAGTTTCTGGTTATGATaaattgtgtgactttggagAACAAAAACATGCCTATCAAACCCACTTGCGGGTTGTAGAGTTCTGgggatattttaaataaatacaaaacacaacaatttagGGTTAAATGTCCCTCTCCTcagccaaatcaaaaaatataatttcctacccagtgcttaaaaatatttgaagtgccTCTCCCACTTTGCACCACCCTCTCCCCTCTTATCAATACCTAACAGTCCCTAACAACAAGAGAACAGATTGTGGGATGATGAAATCAGGGTGCAGAGGTCAATCTTTTTATTCCCACTATTCTCATTGAAAAGAGTCCTGCCTTCGCTCCAGTGTTGTAGATTCCTGGCTTCTcgaacaaaaaaggaaacaaagagaGGACAGTCATAAGCACCAACGTCAACACACAAGCCTCACTTGTCGTAACTTCTTATACATAATTGTTCAAATGGCTTCAGAGCTGCTTGACTTCTTTATAAGATCAAAAATTCCTTTGACCCTTAAACCCCCGGCCCTCTACATCAACAGTCTGTTGAGTTCTTGAGACTCTAATCCTTTAATCCAACCATGCCTGCTCTTTAATTAAAAGGTGCTGTTAGTCTGAAATGGCACTGAGTTCATGAGTTGAAATTTGATAACTTTGAAATTAAATAACTTCAGCTTCGGAGTCTGCGTGGGATCGGCCCATTGTTTACTGATGAATGAATGATAAACTGTAAAGTCTGATCAAAGCCAGCACAGAAGTTTCCTGGGTCTTTGACCTTTAGACTGACTGAACTTTGATTAGCCGGgctttgtgtttgttatttggCTTTTCTTCAAACAGAGCCTCCATGCACTCACTGTCAGAGGCGACTGCTTCCTGTGTATATAATGTCTAACATatgcaaaataaacactgttgatattcttgtctttctttttcatctcttttgaTGACTTAAATTTTGAATATGATCATATGTACAATCCCTCCAAACTATGTTTTTTATAACCACAAAGAAAaattataatactttttaaattttacacatcTTCATGACTTTAAAGTTATTCAGGTGTGCTGGGTAAACCACTGACCTCTTTGTTCAGGGAAAGGAGGAGCTCAGGGTTAAGAAGCTCCCTTGGACCAGTGAGAGAGACACGGAGCCCTAAAcgaactgtaaaataaataagtaaaagttaagtacttaagtacagacaaaagacaagacaaaaacaattgtTATCATTTTAGAGGAAAGGTTAATTTTAGGAAACTTTGCGGCCATACAACCATGAAGAGTATGTGTTTATCAGTCTGTAGAGTGAGACTTGGAATGAGGAACTAAAGCAAAGCACAATCATTATTCAGTTCAAGacaatgttcaaaaaaaatgttttccagagGTATAACAATGAGGAAAGACTACGATGACAGTCAAGTCTTTGTCTGCTGTCACGGTCTGACACCTGCATTGTACAGAAAACTTGAATTACTGTTAATAAATGgtataatgtgtgtttgtgtgtgtgcatacatactGTGTTtgatatatatgcatatatgtgtgtgtaaattatatgtatatatgtgtgtatgtgcatatataagttaatgtgtgtgtgtgtgtgtatatgttgtTTATAAGAATCTATTCACTGACTTTGTTTcaatttctattattttgttttgttttttatagttgtttgttttgtttattttacatgtttgaattaaaatattaatctaATCAAATCAGAtagttttgtatgtttgtattcaGTGCTGGGCCAAATAATTGTTGCAGTCTATGTTATATTGGCCTGACTGATGTATTGGTCAATCTGGTCTTTCATATCAGCTATCATCAGTCATTTTGCGTCTGGTAGGAGGATGTTCACTATTagttcacattttcatttttcatctcataAATGAATCTTTTAACTTGTTAGTACTGTACATATAGAGTTTTCCACTCTGACTTATGGAGTCGGGTCAGACCACATTTCAGAAACGCAGCAACATTATGTTCATTCCTGCAAGAGTAAATCATAAGAATAGGCCTACAgccagacaaaaacacaagatacaTTTTAATAGCTTTGGTGAAGATTTTTAGTCTCATAATGAAGGGATGAAGGACGGCTGACCACACACTGTGATTCATTCTGTCGTCTTTTCCTTTATGGCCATAGTTGCTTTGTTTTAAACTCCTGTACCTATTCCAtaattatattacatatatgGGAGGAGACACATACCCACAGTATTCAAATATACTCCCTCATAGTATActgattaaaaatttaaatgaaaaaatgtgccGGGCTTCATTGGGCAACCAATGCCGTCTGAAGTCATTGTTGGCAAACGTAATCCTTATCATAAATAAACTAACAAATTGCCATTATTACTATTACAACTGGGTCTAATATAAATGTGTACTGCAATTCTGCATGTGGTTTGTGCAGTAATTTTGCTGTGCTCCAGCAGAAACTGTTGCCCAACTGTTGTTGGCAGATATAATCAATCACTGTACGGTCTCTCTGTTTCATTACTTTCAACTgtattaaaaagtgtaaaactaGAATGTAATGAGCATTGTGTAGGCTATATCATTGTCGATTTTGATAGTGCTAATAAAGTGTTAGTAtcccataaaaatgtaataaaatgtaatagtattgtatgtcataaaaatgtcatagtgctgtaaaactttaattaaaagcGCAGAGGGTTGGATAGCAGAAAGTGTAGGCTGACATTGGTTCCCACCATGTTAAACAGGTGATCACAGTCCTGGTATGTACCACTTCAACAGCACCTCTCTACCTCCAAATCACTCAACCTAGAACTTCTccgacaataataataataacaataataataataataataataataataatatctgaataatcatcatcattatcattagtagtagtagtaatagtagtagtcaCACTTATAACTTAAGGTACAAACTTAGTATGAAGATGGGTCTGTTAACATGGGACAGCCTAATGCTGTTCAGGCTTTCACACCCTAACaggtaaaatacatttatggGAAACTCTGAATACTTGCAGTAGTTAaggcataaaaaacatcagGTTAAAGAAGTAGCTCACAAGCTAAAATTCATTCttttgctgccatcttgtggcTCTAGGGTGCAGTGTTTTGGGTCTGAAGACTGGAGAGTTGCA
Proteins encoded in this region:
- the LOC121940116 gene encoding uncharacterized protein LOC121940116; this encodes MADADLPEDTLSEEEREFQKIIALIGGKERIYLVSDACKSKEVDGDDDAGIMREFIRDMFNNNTPEISNGEPQTNPPSSHVDAASAKPICGKEAVNSNDIPLIARPQDFELGEDGVKEKRPTRNCNAQRIATRRANIYSLKRTIDSPIIIFIFRQTFISKTSNELCLKETLKDVRARTKRARIARPALIGLIRTRQESAETQQCAQLLERLIRSVFHKQSPETIWVGCFIPKTEAKMLSIKKNTCKVIHSSQTADNTRDRGNLLFWPFQCLFWAQRRGQANNSSTGRQRGDNGSREEGIPLKTISLSVGPHVDGESAAGDS